In Pseudomonas nunensis, a single window of DNA contains:
- a CDS encoding ABC transporter permease — MPRSYLRWLPRAASLLLCLLFWQFAASGHWNLGLVTFANVPTPLAVIQAALGLGDSGKLGQHLSSSLSRVFAGYLAALVIGIALGLAIGRSKWAEDLLLPPLEVLRPIPAVAWIPLAILMFPSSELSMVFITFTGALFPILLNTIHGVEGVDPRLIASARSLGAGRRAILLEVILPGAAPSIITGLAIGMGTSWFCLVTAEMISGQYGIGYYTWESYTIQNYADIVVGMLLIGVLGMGSSLLIKRLGGLFTPWHRPRGKA, encoded by the coding sequence ATGCCCAGATCCTATTTACGCTGGCTCCCCCGAGCCGCCTCACTGCTGCTCTGCCTGCTGTTCTGGCAATTCGCTGCAAGCGGTCACTGGAACCTCGGCCTGGTGACCTTCGCCAACGTCCCGACCCCACTGGCGGTGATCCAGGCCGCACTGGGCCTCGGCGACTCCGGCAAGCTCGGCCAGCACCTGAGCAGCAGCCTCAGCCGGGTCTTCGCCGGTTACCTCGCAGCGCTGGTCATCGGCATCGCGTTGGGCCTGGCCATCGGCCGCTCGAAATGGGCGGAAGACTTGCTGCTGCCACCACTGGAAGTCTTGCGACCGATCCCCGCAGTCGCCTGGATTCCCCTGGCCATCCTGATGTTCCCATCGTCTGAACTGTCGATGGTCTTCATCACCTTCACCGGCGCGTTGTTCCCGATCCTGCTCAACACCATCCACGGCGTCGAAGGCGTCGACCCACGCCTGATCGCCTCCGCCCGAAGCCTCGGCGCAGGGCGTCGCGCCATCTTGCTGGAGGTGATCCTGCCCGGCGCCGCGCCGAGCATCATCACCGGCCTCGCCATCGGCATGGGCACCTCGTGGTTCTGCCTGGTCACCGCCGAAATGATCTCCGGCCAGTACGGCATCGGCTATTACACCTGGGAGTCCTACACCATCCAGAACTACGCCGACATCGTCGTCGGCATGTTGCTGATCGGAGTGCTCGGGATGGGCAGCAGCCTGCTGATCAAACGCCTTGGCGGGCTGTTCACGCCTTGGCATCGACCACGAGGAAAAGCCTGA
- a CDS encoding fumarate reductase/succinate dehydrogenase flavoprotein subunit has protein sequence MTHSSITRSTLEQEYDIVVIGGGTAGPMAAIKAKERNRDLRVLLIDKANVKRSGAISMGMDGLNNAIIPGHSTPEQYTKEITIANDGIVNQAAVYAYATHSFETIEQLDRWGVKFEKDETGDYAVKKVHHMGAYVLPMPEGHDIKKVLYRQLKRARVSITNRVVCTRLLTDEEGAVNGLMGFDCRTADFHVIKAKAVILACGAAGRLGLPSSGYLMGTYENPTNAGDGYAMAYHAGAELANLECFQINPLIKDYNGPACAYVTGPLGGYTANNKGERFIECDYWSGQMMWEFHQELESGNGPVFLKLDHLAEETIQNIEEILHSNERPSRGQFHANRGTNYRTQMVEMHISEIGFCSGHSASGVWVNERAETSVKGLYSAGDMAAVPHNYMLGAFTYGWFAGTNAADFVAGREFSAVNAQQVEIEKARVYAPLDREHGLPPAQVEYKLRRFVNDYLQPPKVTKKMQIGLQRFSDIQRDLDQIKAHNPHELMRAMEVSMIRDCAEMAARASLFRAESRWGLYHYRVDHPQRNDSDWFCHCHLKKGDDGQMTSFKKAVEPYIIPLDAEEMQAYDRLRVGAFAA, from the coding sequence ATGACCCACAGCTCAATAACCAGAAGCACGTTGGAACAGGAATACGACATCGTCGTGATCGGCGGCGGCACCGCTGGCCCGATGGCGGCGATCAAGGCCAAGGAACGCAACCGCGATTTGCGCGTGTTGCTGATCGACAAGGCTAACGTCAAGCGCAGCGGCGCGATCAGCATGGGCATGGACGGCCTGAACAACGCGATCATTCCCGGCCACTCGACGCCGGAGCAATACACCAAGGAAATCACCATCGCCAATGACGGCATCGTCAATCAGGCGGCGGTGTACGCCTATGCCACGCACAGTTTTGAAACCATCGAGCAACTCGACCGCTGGGGCGTGAAGTTCGAGAAGGATGAAACCGGCGACTACGCGGTGAAAAAGGTCCACCACATGGGAGCCTACGTGCTGCCGATGCCGGAAGGGCATGACATCAAGAAAGTCCTGTACCGCCAGTTGAAACGTGCGCGAGTCAGCATCACCAATCGCGTTGTTTGCACACGCTTGCTGACGGACGAAGAGGGCGCGGTCAACGGCCTGATGGGCTTCGACTGCCGCACCGCCGACTTCCATGTGATCAAGGCCAAAGCGGTGATCCTCGCTTGTGGCGCCGCCGGACGCCTGGGTCTGCCGTCCTCGGGTTACCTGATGGGCACTTACGAAAACCCGACCAACGCAGGCGACGGTTACGCGATGGCGTATCACGCCGGGGCCGAACTGGCGAACCTCGAATGCTTCCAGATCAACCCGCTGATCAAGGATTACAACGGCCCGGCCTGCGCCTATGTGACCGGTCCTTTGGGTGGCTACACCGCCAACAACAAGGGCGAGCGCTTTATCGAGTGCGACTACTGGAGCGGCCAGATGATGTGGGAGTTCCACCAGGAACTCGAAAGCGGCAACGGCCCGGTGTTCCTCAAGCTTGATCACCTGGCCGAGGAAACCATCCAGAACATCGAAGAGATCCTGCACAGCAACGAACGCCCGAGTCGCGGCCAGTTCCACGCTAATCGCGGCACGAATTACCGCACGCAGATGGTCGAAATGCACATCTCCGAGATCGGTTTTTGCAGCGGGCATTCTGCGTCGGGGGTGTGGGTCAACGAGCGGGCCGAGACTTCAGTGAAGGGCTTGTACTCGGCCGGAGATATGGCCGCAGTGCCGCACAACTACATGCTCGGCGCGTTCACTTACGGCTGGTTTGCCGGCACCAACGCGGCGGATTTTGTCGCCGGGCGCGAGTTTTCGGCGGTGAATGCCCAGCAAGTCGAAATCGAAAAAGCTCGAGTCTACGCACCACTGGATCGCGAACACGGTCTGCCGCCAGCCCAGGTCGAATACAAGCTGCGGCGTTTCGTGAACGACTACCTGCAACCGCCGAAAGTGACCAAGAAGATGCAAATCGGCTTGCAGCGCTTCAGCGATATCCAGCGCGATCTCGATCAGATCAAGGCTCACAACCCTCACGAACTGATGCGCGCCATGGAAGTCAGCATGATCCGCGACTGCGCCGAAATGGCCGCCCGCGCTTCATTGTTCCGCGCCGAAAGTCGCTGGGGGCTTTACCACTATCGGGTTGACCACCCGCAACGCAACGACAGCGACTGGTTCTGCCATTGCCACCTGAAGAAGGGCGACGACGGCCAGATGACCAGTTTCAAGAAAGCCGTCGAGCCTTACATCATCCCGCTCGATGCCGAAGAAATGCAGGCCTACGACCGGCTGCGGGTCGGCGCGTTTGCAGCCTGA
- a CDS encoding HEAT repeat domain-containing protein has translation MTSLFETTDNDDILALQPRLTDDDPGVRRIALIELADLEEPEGLLWLVDRLADDPTEEVRAEAARLLEAWEDEPVVEALCQALTDPSPAVQAAAAQSLSLLKSEAAGRVILPWTGHADISVRVAAFRALRELRFPDAAAAALIALKDEDASVRREAVGVLGWLKQLDALPALARLASDDPDTEVRRAATGALGLASDIQVLPALRQALQDQAWQVREEAATTLGKVGHTDAGPALIEALGDDYWQVRLRATRSLGRLRYAPALEALIETLGHRISNLRKEAALALGELNDRQAIAALQAAQDDGDPEVRKAVRIALSQLQ, from the coding sequence ATGACCTCACTATTCGAAACAACCGATAACGACGACATTCTTGCCCTGCAACCGCGCCTGACCGATGACGATCCGGGCGTGCGACGCATTGCCCTGATCGAACTGGCCGACCTCGAAGAACCGGAAGGTTTGCTGTGGCTGGTCGATCGGCTGGCTGACGACCCGACCGAAGAAGTCCGCGCCGAAGCTGCTCGGCTACTGGAAGCCTGGGAGGATGAGCCGGTGGTCGAGGCGTTGTGCCAGGCGCTGACCGATCCATCGCCGGCCGTGCAGGCTGCGGCCGCACAAAGTTTGAGCCTGCTGAAAAGCGAAGCGGCGGGCCGGGTGATTTTGCCGTGGACCGGGCATGCCGATATCAGTGTGCGGGTCGCGGCGTTCAGGGCCTTGCGCGAATTGCGTTTCCCCGATGCCGCCGCCGCTGCGTTGATCGCGCTGAAGGATGAAGACGCCAGCGTGCGCCGCGAAGCCGTTGGTGTACTCGGCTGGCTCAAGCAGCTCGATGCGTTGCCTGCGTTAGCCCGATTGGCCAGCGATGACCCGGACACCGAAGTGCGCCGCGCCGCCACTGGCGCCCTTGGTTTGGCGTCCGATATTCAAGTGTTGCCGGCGCTGCGTCAGGCTTTGCAGGATCAGGCTTGGCAAGTGCGCGAAGAAGCCGCCACCACGCTGGGCAAGGTCGGTCACACCGATGCCGGCCCGGCGCTGATCGAAGCCCTAGGCGACGATTATTGGCAAGTGCGCCTGCGCGCCACCCGCAGCCTCGGCCGCCTGCGCTATGCCCCGGCGCTTGAAGCACTGATCGAAACCCTCGGTCATCGCATCAGCAACCTGCGTAAGGAAGCGGCCCTGGCCCTTGGTGAATTGAACGATCGCCAAGCCATCGCCGCGTTGCAGGCCGCGCAAGACGACGGCGACCCGGAAGTGCGCAAAGCCGTGCGCATCGCCTTGAGTCAACTGCAATGA
- a CDS encoding ABC transporter ATP-binding protein, which translates to MSVFQHPEGHIDIRGLSISLGEGSAAFEAVQGLDCQIEPGQFVCILGPSGCGKSTLLGALAGHLQPRIGTLNVDGAPISGPSPQRGMVFQHHTLFPWRTVRDNVAFGLKMRGIGKTERHKAADEILALVGLEGFAERWPDQLSGGMQQRVEIARVLINRPRLLLMDEPFGALDALTRLNMQELLLDIWTRIRTTVVFVTHDIDEALFLADRLLVMSSRPGRIIEDLRLDFPRPRTTELVTSHEFSRLKRHCLELLRHEDGRQLPRLNPLGLPPENKLPRFAL; encoded by the coding sequence ATGAGCGTTTTTCAACACCCGGAAGGGCACATCGATATTCGCGGGTTGTCCATCAGCCTGGGCGAGGGCAGTGCCGCGTTTGAAGCGGTGCAGGGGCTGGATTGTCAGATCGAGCCGGGGCAGTTCGTGTGCATTCTCGGGCCGTCCGGCTGCGGCAAATCCACCTTGCTCGGGGCCTTGGCTGGGCATTTGCAACCACGTATCGGCACGTTGAATGTCGATGGCGCGCCGATCTCCGGCCCGTCACCGCAACGCGGCATGGTGTTCCAGCATCACACGCTGTTCCCTTGGCGCACGGTGCGCGACAACGTGGCCTTCGGCCTGAAAATGCGCGGCATCGGCAAGACCGAACGCCACAAAGCCGCCGATGAAATCCTCGCGCTGGTGGGGCTGGAAGGCTTCGCCGAGCGCTGGCCGGATCAGCTCTCCGGTGGCATGCAACAACGAGTGGAAATCGCCCGGGTGCTGATCAATCGTCCACGCCTGTTGTTGATGGACGAACCCTTCGGCGCCCTCGACGCACTGACCCGGCTGAACATGCAGGAACTGCTGCTGGACATCTGGACGCGGATTCGCACCACAGTAGTGTTCGTCACCCATGACATCGACGAAGCGCTGTTCCTCGCCGATCGCCTGTTGGTGATGAGCTCGCGGCCCGGTCGAATCATCGAAGACCTGCGCCTGGATTTCCCTCGACCGCGCACCACCGAACTGGTCACCAGTCACGAATTTTCACGCTTGAAGCGTCACTGCCTCGAGTTGCTGCGTCACGAGGACGGTCGGCAATTACCACGCCTGAACCCCCTCGGACTTCCCCCAGAAAACAAACTGCCGCGATTTGCCCTATGA
- a CDS encoding DUF971 domain-containing protein — protein sequence MNPLAVGNSQSKQQLRLNWPDGREQLLDHAELRRQCPCSQCRAFRLQGLTVKVDSRIRVVELNSQGYGLQLIFSDGHERGIYPWPYLSGLPPTP from the coding sequence ATGAACCCGCTGGCGGTGGGGAATTCCCAAAGCAAACAGCAATTGCGGTTGAACTGGCCGGATGGGCGGGAGCAGTTGCTCGATCACGCCGAATTGCGCCGCCAATGCCCGTGCTCGCAATGCCGGGCGTTTCGGCTGCAAGGACTGACGGTGAAGGTCGATTCGCGGATTCGCGTGGTCGAGTTGAATAGCCAAGGCTACGGCCTGCAACTGATCTTCAGCGACGGCCACGAACGTGGCATCTACCCCTGGCCCTACCTCTCCGGACTACCCCCAACCCCGTAG
- a CDS encoding ABC transporter substrate-binding protein produces MFLRATLAGLVLASFTLSASAETIRIAIGTQDTTINCAAGGLLIRELGLLDKYLPHDGQYKDAKYDVVWKNFTSGAPLTNEMVAGKLDFGAMADFPGAFNGVAFETAGKHSLFISVLSGSTKGSGNGIVVPSASSVQSLAELKGKTISVPFASTAHGMLLRAVAAQGWDPLKDVNIIAQPPEVAGSALQAGKIDAHADFVPFAELFPSRGFARKIYDGAQANAPTFHGALVDQAYAKKYPEIVVAYLRASIEANQLLAAEPEKYSELIAKVTGVDAEVNYLFHGPLGVQTRDLSWKPEYRQAVGTAIDTLKLLKKADRGLDLNTFIDDQYIRAAFKASNLDYTAQLADYAQTPLKAVDAVSGKAITDVSHVAEIWVRGEPKVRQYASAEAAFTALAGLKAEGKNIRAVYAQASDSGIKLLADQAWFASDAKGRLSAFLLKGQAQQFATAQGGKVFDFTDATTQAVATR; encoded by the coding sequence ATGTTCTTGCGCGCAACACTGGCCGGTCTGGTACTGGCGTCATTCACCTTGTCGGCCTCGGCCGAAACCATCCGCATCGCCATCGGCACCCAGGACACCACCATCAACTGCGCCGCCGGCGGGCTATTGATCCGTGAGCTCGGCCTGCTGGACAAATACCTGCCCCACGACGGCCAATACAAAGACGCCAAATATGACGTGGTGTGGAAAAACTTCACCAGCGGCGCGCCCCTGACCAACGAGATGGTCGCCGGCAAACTCGACTTCGGTGCCATGGCCGATTTCCCCGGTGCGTTCAACGGCGTGGCGTTCGAAACCGCCGGTAAGCACAGCCTGTTTATCAGCGTGCTGTCGGGCAGCACCAAGGGCAGCGGCAACGGCATCGTGGTGCCGAGCGCGTCCAGCGTGCAGTCGTTGGCAGAGCTCAAGGGCAAGACTATTTCCGTGCCGTTCGCTTCCACCGCTCACGGCATGTTGCTGCGTGCGGTGGCCGCTCAAGGCTGGGATCCGCTGAAAGACGTGAACATCATCGCCCAACCACCGGAAGTCGCCGGCTCGGCGTTGCAGGCCGGGAAGATCGACGCGCATGCCGACTTCGTGCCGTTCGCCGAGCTGTTCCCGAGCCGTGGTTTCGCGCGCAAGATTTACGACGGCGCCCAGGCCAACGCGCCGACCTTCCATGGTGCGCTGGTGGATCAGGCTTACGCCAAGAAGTACCCGGAAATCGTCGTGGCTTACCTGCGTGCGAGCATCGAGGCGAATCAGTTGCTGGCGGCGGAACCGGAGAAATACAGCGAGCTGATCGCCAAAGTCACCGGGGTCGATGCCGAGGTGAACTACCTGTTCCACGGCCCGTTGGGCGTGCAAACCCGCGACCTGAGCTGGAAACCGGAATACCGCCAGGCGGTCGGCACCGCCATCGATACGCTGAAATTGTTGAAGAAGGCTGACCGTGGCCTCGACCTCAATACCTTCATCGACGACCAATACATCCGCGCCGCATTCAAAGCCTCGAACCTGGATTACACCGCGCAACTGGCTGACTACGCGCAGACACCGCTCAAGGCTGTGGATGCGGTCAGCGGCAAAGCCATCACCGATGTCAGCCATGTAGCGGAGATCTGGGTGCGCGGCGAACCGAAAGTCCGCCAGTACGCCTCGGCGGAAGCGGCGTTCACCGCGTTGGCCGGGTTGAAGGCGGAAGGCAAAAACATCCGCGCGGTGTATGCCCAGGCGAGTGACAGCGGGATCAAGTTGCTGGCGGATCAGGCGTGGTTTGCCAGCGATGCGAAAGGGCGACTCAGCGCGTTTCTGCTGAAAGGCCAGGCCCAGCAATTTGCTACGGCGCAGGGTGGCAAAGTCTTCGACTTCACCGATGCAACCACCCAAGCGGTCGCTACCCGATAA
- a CDS encoding Dyp-type peroxidase, producing the protein MSYYQSGILATPVPPQARHMFFALESAAALPAALDKLMQLVDGASAVVGFGESLVKALHGQVEGLRAFPAMTGVGVDNPSTQHALWCWLHGVDRGELLNRSTAIEAALAPAFRLVQMNETFRHLTGHDLTGYEDGTENPHDEAAVAAALVGEGADGTVGGSFAAIQQWQHDLKGFAGLPSHEKDNIMGRRLSDNEELDDAPISAHVKRTAQESFAPEAFVVRRSMPWIEGHRAGLMFLAFGFSLDAFEAQLRRMSGLEDGITDGLYRMSRPITGGYYWCPPLKDGHLDLRALRIG; encoded by the coding sequence ATGAGTTATTACCAGTCGGGCATTCTCGCCACCCCTGTTCCGCCTCAAGCCCGTCATATGTTCTTCGCCCTCGAATCCGCCGCTGCACTGCCGGCCGCGCTCGACAAGTTGATGCAACTGGTAGACGGCGCGTCGGCGGTGGTCGGTTTCGGTGAGTCCCTGGTCAAAGCCCTGCACGGTCAGGTCGAAGGCCTGCGCGCATTCCCGGCGATGACTGGCGTCGGCGTCGATAACCCGTCGACCCAACACGCTCTGTGGTGCTGGTTGCATGGCGTGGATCGCGGTGAATTGCTCAATCGCAGCACCGCCATCGAAGCCGCGCTGGCCCCGGCGTTTCGCCTGGTGCAGATGAACGAAACCTTCCGCCATCTCACCGGCCACGACCTGACCGGCTACGAAGACGGCACCGAAAACCCGCACGACGAAGCCGCCGTGGCCGCCGCGCTGGTTGGCGAGGGCGCTGACGGCACGGTCGGTGGCAGTTTCGCCGCGATCCAGCAATGGCAGCATGATCTGAAGGGCTTCGCTGGCCTGCCGTCCCATGAAAAGGACAACATCATGGGCCGTCGCCTGAGCGATAACGAAGAACTCGACGACGCGCCGATCTCCGCCCACGTCAAGCGCACCGCCCAGGAAAGCTTCGCCCCCGAAGCTTTCGTGGTACGCCGCTCTATGCCGTGGATCGAAGGCCATCGCGCCGGCCTGATGTTCCTCGCGTTCGGCTTCTCCCTCGATGCGTTCGAAGCGCAACTGCGGCGCATGAGCGGTCTGGAAGACGGCATCACCGATGGTTTGTATCGGATGAGCCGGCCGATTACCGGCGGCTACTACTGGTGCCCGCCACTCAAGGACGGTCACCTGGACCTGCGCGCATTGCGCATTGGCTGA
- a CDS encoding 4Fe-4S dicluster domain-containing protein translates to MAYQPQEIFFRSNAPVTVDEDLCIAHKGCTVCVDVCPMDLLAINPATQKAYMAFDECWYCMPCEKDCPTGAVKVEIPYLLR, encoded by the coding sequence ATGGCCTATCAACCCCAGGAAATCTTCTTTCGTTCCAACGCACCGGTCACGGTGGACGAGGACCTTTGCATCGCCCACAAGGGCTGCACCGTGTGCGTCGACGTCTGCCCGATGGACCTGCTGGCAATCAACCCGGCCACACAAAAGGCCTATATGGCGTTCGACGAATGCTGGTACTGCATGCCGTGCGAAAAGGACTGCCCGACAGGGGCGGTGAAAGTCGAAATCCCGTATCTGCTCCGTTGA
- a CDS encoding GntR family transcriptional regulator: MTDNVLSLSSVPLHTQLRDVLRARILDGEYPQDSQMPSESELGALFKVSRITVRQALGDLQKEGLIFKIHGKGTFVAKPKTFQNVSTLQGLAESMTGRGYEVINRLRSFKFIAADKLVAERLQVAEGETVAQIKRVRLINREPISLEITYLPKAIGERLEKADLVTRDIFLILENDCGLALGHADLAIDAVLADSDLTQALNVEAGSPIMRIERLTHDAAGVPVDFEHLYYRGDAFQYRLRIDRQKGAQA, translated from the coding sequence ATGACCGATAACGTTCTATCCCTCAGCAGCGTTCCCCTGCACACCCAGCTCCGCGACGTGTTGCGTGCGCGGATCCTCGACGGCGAATACCCGCAAGACAGCCAGATGCCATCCGAAAGCGAACTCGGTGCGCTGTTCAAAGTCAGCCGCATCACCGTGCGCCAGGCGTTGGGCGATCTGCAAAAAGAAGGGCTGATCTTCAAGATCCACGGCAAGGGCACCTTCGTTGCCAAGCCGAAAACCTTCCAGAACGTCAGCACCCTGCAAGGCCTGGCTGAGTCCATGACCGGTCGTGGTTACGAGGTGATCAACCGCCTGCGCAGCTTCAAATTCATCGCCGCCGACAAACTGGTCGCCGAGCGTTTGCAAGTCGCCGAAGGCGAAACCGTGGCGCAGATCAAACGCGTCCGGTTGATCAACCGCGAGCCAATCTCCCTGGAAATCACCTACCTACCCAAAGCCATCGGCGAGCGGCTGGAGAAGGCCGACCTGGTGACCCGCGACATCTTCCTGATCCTGGAAAACGACTGTGGTCTGGCCCTCGGCCACGCCGACCTGGCCATCGACGCGGTGCTGGCTGACAGCGACCTGACTCAGGCGCTGAACGTTGAAGCCGGCTCGCCGATCATGCGCATCGAGCGGCTGACCCACGATGCCGCCGGCGTTCCCGTGGACTTCGAACACCTTTACTACCGCGGCGATGCCTTCCAGTACCGCTTGCGGATCGACCGGCAAAAAGGGGCGCAGGCATGA
- a CDS encoding phosphoethanolamine transferase, producing MALGKGLRLPSITPTRLVLLFSLALVALYNLATWKALDTLITLQGAHKLGFFISFGLFLWAAITLLLTLVSFRWTLKPALTLVALLSSCAAYFMNEYGITIDTVMIQNVFETNPAEATALFNGKLLAYVLLLGVLPTVLVWRWPVSYRPFFRGLLNKILVIVVCVLVIGASVGTFYSTYAPIFREEDKLTHFINPTNYIYAISKYAKQRLGIKKHFVVQAIGEDAVMSAKAASREKKSLMVFVVGETARADHFSLNGYERETNPELSQLDILNFTNVHSCGTSTAVSVPCMFSMFPREDYSDKKGKTYEGLLDILQRAGVQVLWLDNNSDCKGTCLRVPHRDIAKNQPGPFCDGNNCLDEALLADLQGYIDSLKGNAIIVLHADGSHGPEYYERYPKELERFKPICHTNQLGSCSREELLNVYDNTILYTDHFLAKVIELLKRNQNTLDTSMLYVSDHGESLGENGLYLHAAPYALAPEAQTHVPMVMWFGTNTLAQLGIDRGCLQGKSAQPDLSHDNLFHSVLGLFEVQTSLYQPGLDIFQDCRPPMTAGK from the coding sequence ATGGCTTTGGGCAAAGGACTGCGTTTACCGTCCATCACACCGACCCGCCTGGTGCTGCTGTTTTCCCTGGCACTGGTGGCGTTGTACAACCTGGCAACGTGGAAGGCGCTGGATACGCTGATCACCCTGCAAGGTGCGCACAAACTGGGTTTCTTCATCTCCTTCGGCCTGTTTTTGTGGGCCGCCATCACGCTGCTTTTGACCCTGGTTTCGTTTCGCTGGACGCTGAAACCGGCGCTGACCCTCGTCGCCCTGCTCTCGTCCTGCGCCGCGTATTTCATGAACGAGTACGGGATCACCATCGACACGGTGATGATCCAGAACGTGTTCGAAACCAATCCCGCCGAAGCCACTGCGCTGTTCAACGGCAAGTTGCTGGCTTACGTGTTGCTGCTCGGCGTGCTGCCGACGGTGCTGGTCTGGCGCTGGCCGGTGAGTTATCGACCGTTCTTTCGAGGCCTGCTGAACAAGATCCTGGTGATCGTCGTTTGCGTGCTGGTGATCGGCGCTTCGGTGGGCACGTTCTACTCGACCTACGCACCGATCTTTCGCGAAGAAGACAAGCTCACCCACTTCATCAACCCGACCAACTACATCTATGCGATCAGCAAATACGCCAAGCAGCGGCTGGGGATAAAAAAGCATTTCGTGGTGCAAGCCATCGGTGAAGACGCGGTGATGAGCGCCAAGGCCGCCAGCCGCGAGAAGAAATCACTCATGGTGTTCGTGGTCGGCGAAACCGCCCGGGCCGACCATTTCTCGCTCAATGGCTATGAGCGCGAGACCAATCCCGAGTTGAGCCAGCTGGATATCCTCAACTTCACGAACGTGCACTCCTGCGGCACGTCCACGGCGGTGTCGGTGCCGTGCATGTTCTCGATGTTCCCCCGCGAGGACTACAGCGACAAGAAAGGCAAAACCTACGAAGGCTTGCTGGATATCCTGCAACGGGCCGGCGTGCAGGTGCTGTGGCTGGACAACAACAGCGACTGCAAAGGCACTTGCCTGCGGGTGCCGCACCGGGACATCGCGAAGAACCAGCCGGGACCGTTCTGCGACGGCAACAACTGCCTCGATGAAGCACTTCTGGCGGATCTGCAAGGCTACATCGACAGCCTCAAGGGCAACGCGATCATCGTCCTGCACGCCGACGGCAGCCATGGCCCGGAATACTACGAGCGCTACCCGAAAGAACTCGAGCGCTTCAAACCGATCTGCCACACCAATCAACTGGGCAGTTGCAGCCGCGAAGAACTGCTCAACGTGTACGACAACACGATCCTCTACACCGACCACTTCCTCGCCAAAGTGATCGAGTTGCTCAAGCGCAATCAGAACACCCTCGACACCTCGATGCTCTACGTGTCCGACCATGGCGAATCCCTGGGCGAAAACGGCTTGTATCTGCACGCCGCGCCGTATGCATTGGCTCCGGAAGCGCAAACCCATGTGCCGATGGTTATGTGGTTCGGCACCAACACCCTGGCCCAGTTGGGGATCGACCGTGGCTGCCTGCAAGGCAAGAGCGCCCAGCCGGACCTGAGCCATGACAACCTGTTCCACTCGGTGCTCGGCTTGTTCGAAGTCCAGACCTCGTTGTATCAGCCGGGACTGGACATCTTCCAAGACTGCCGACCGCCGATGACGGCCGGCAAATAA
- a CDS encoding Gfo/Idh/MocA family protein produces MNVVRWGMIGCGSVAERKSGPAFYKAPGSALVAVMGRRLEAVSDYAARHGIARFYTDAEALINDPEVDAVYIATPPDSHHAYALLVAAAGKHCCVEKPMSLNAGQSREMQKVFADAGLHLFVSYYRRSLPRFQQVRQWLADGRIGDVRHLTWTLTKAPSPADLGGTDNWRTDPTIAGGGYFADLASHGFDLFQYLLGDVVEVAGFTARQAGLYAAEDAVTASWRFASGATGMGCWNFVADRREDRVEVIGSKGRISFSVFDEHPVMLEAEETLSLDIDHHEHIQWHHVLGMNAHIRGESQHPALSGEAVKTDWVMDQILKR; encoded by the coding sequence ATGAACGTGGTGCGTTGGGGCATGATCGGTTGCGGCAGCGTCGCTGAGCGCAAGAGCGGGCCGGCCTTCTACAAGGCGCCGGGCTCGGCGCTGGTGGCGGTGATGGGGCGACGGCTGGAAGCGGTGAGCGATTACGCCGCGCGCCACGGCATCGCCCGGTTCTACACCGACGCCGAAGCGCTGATCAACGACCCCGAGGTGGACGCGGTGTACATCGCCACGCCACCCGACAGTCACCACGCTTACGCCTTGTTGGTGGCTGCGGCCGGTAAACACTGCTGCGTCGAAAAACCGATGTCGCTGAATGCCGGGCAAAGCCGAGAGATGCAAAAAGTCTTCGCCGATGCCGGTTTGCACCTGTTTGTTTCCTACTACCGACGTTCGCTGCCGCGCTTCCAGCAAGTGCGCCAATGGCTGGCGGACGGGCGCATCGGCGATGTGCGGCACCTGACCTGGACCCTGACCAAGGCGCCTTCACCGGCCGATCTGGGTGGTACAGATAACTGGCGCACTGATCCAACGATTGCTGGCGGCGGCTACTTTGCCGACCTGGCCAGCCATGGTTTCGACTTGTTCCAATACCTGCTGGGCGACGTCGTCGAAGTCGCCGGGTTCACCGCGCGACAAGCCGGGTTATACGCCGCCGAAGATGCCGTCACCGCCAGTTGGAGGTTTGCTTCGGGCGCCACGGGCATGGGCTGCTGGAACTTCGTGGCCGACCGGCGCGAGGACCGGGTCGAGGTGATTGGCAGTAAAGGGCGGATCAGCTTTTCGGTGTTCGATGAGCATCCGGTGATGCTGGAAGCCGAAGAAACCCTCAGCCTGGATATCGATCATCACGAACACATCCAGTGGCACCATGTGCTGGGGATGAATGCGCATATCCGGGGTGAATCACAGCATCCGGCGCTGTCCGGGGAAGCGGTCAAGACCGATTGGGTGATGGACCAGATCCTCAAGCGCTGA